The Puntigrus tetrazona isolate hp1 chromosome 9, ASM1883169v1, whole genome shotgun sequence genome includes the window CACGATGATCGGTTCAGAAAGAATAGGTATCTTATTAAAGTAGTGTGTGAAGAGATGTGTTCAGATGTGGGCCAGCACTTTGGGAAGCTGGTGGCAGGTCTGTTCCTGCTGCTGAAGATGACTACGAGGCTGGATGCTGTCAGTGCTGAATCACCATCTTGGAGGTTAAATCCAGTCTGGTCTAGAAAATGGtagttttcttttaatattatttctgaTGGAGTTGCCAGAGGACAGTTTTCGGTGTAGCGCTTGAAAGTTGCTGAGGTGTCTTCAGAAAATCCTGCCTGTGGAAAAATAAGAACGGAGAGTAATGTACCACTGGGGatgatgtgaaaaataaataaaatcaataatgataaaattttgattgctatttaaaactcatgtaatgctttttttttttgttgttgttgttgttgtctcttGTGgcctgttttaaaatataagtaaatatgcCAGAAGAGTGCAGGACCCGCTGGGAATATTGGATCTTTTAAATCATCAAATAACATTTAGTTTTGACTTTGTAGGTGCACTTTTgctaaagtttaaaatattatgtgaTTTAGTGAGCATGCATGAGTGAAATGTTCGTTACTATCATTCTGAAGTTTGTTCTAATTAGACATcaataaatgtgcattataagcatgcaaaaaaaaaaagaaattaaaaatattaactctGTGTATATCCTGAACACTTGTACATTAGCAGGTCCTACACgtgtagaaatgttttgtttttttctttttcttattggATGCAAACGCAGCAGTAGAAGTATGGCACCGGAGTATTTTACTCCAAACTGCCAGCATCACGTCCAGCTGCTGTGTGTATGTTCTCACTCTGGCGTCCtctcttctgtgtttcagatggAGTCCTGGAATGCCTCGAGCCctgctgagagaaagagagagagggaggagaggagTCACTCGCTCTGTGGTTCTGGCAGTGCTTGGTCATGTTGCCGAGTGTGTGATTGAGAGACGGGGACCCTCTCTAGGTGATGGTGTAGCAGCACAGAATGGTTTGTGGTGATACAGAGATGCAGGCCGTGATGTGCTGCAGCATCAATTCCTGGGACCTACGCAGTCGACAAAGACACCGAGAGAAGAGCGagggattgtgtgtgtgtgagagggagagagagcgagaatgCGTGTGTTGTCTTGCTTTAGCAGCATGTAAATATTGGAGTTACTCCTTGGCCAATGCCTCCAATATTGCTCGTGCTGCTGAAGCAAGAAGTCACCAAGCAGCACATGCACGTCATCTTTTTATCTCAGCTGCCAGGGCCTAGCCGGTGCAGGTAGTGGCTGACTCACTGGTACTGAAATACCTTCATGGACTGAATCATCAGACCAGCGTAGAGAAACCAGGAGGACCCTTGGTCTCACCGGAGCAAACTGAATGGTCAAAGGTAAAGAGAGATGCAGTGTTTTTAGGTTAAATAGCTCATTTTTAATCTTATCTATTTGTTTTAAGCATGTATCATTTTTACCCCTGTATcctgtatatttttttcccagtaaatatatatatatttttaatattccagATCAAATCACTGCTGTGCTGTTCCTTTTGTGTGTTAAtgcaagtaaataataaaactgggGGGAGAGAGGAAAGTCTGGTCTGACCTGTGGCGTGTTCTTCAGCGCACGTATTATCGATGTATCTCTTCTTTACTTTTCACAGGAAGCGCGACTTTAGTTTTGCCTCGTCTTTGCGCGCGCTTTTCGTCtctactgtgtttttaaaactcttctaaaatgttatttttccgTTTGACGAACCCATATAACGTGAAGTGCGTTAATCTTTTCGGGTTTTCCTTATTTCCGGTGAGTACACAAAGCACAAAACTGACTCCAAATAGACCTTTCCCGACGTTAACAAATAAgcaggttgttgttgttttttacccGTTCGTGTGGAGATTATTCCGCTGGTTAAAATGGACGGCATATTAATATTGGAGGCAAACGTCTCCATGTTCTTGCTGGAGAGGTTACTGACGGCGCATGCGTGTCATATCCTTATATAACTTCAGCATTAAAACGCTTATCACCCAGCGACTTTCTGATGCGGGCAACTTATTTTTCGGTTTTCCCAGTAGTTTTAAACGGCATGTCATTTAATGTTAACAGTATATGTCGCTCACTGCGTGTCTGCGGTTATACTAAATAATACACAGGTTTCCAAAATTTCACACAAAGTTCGATcggcctaaaaaaaaaatgtgtgaaaaaggAGCATAACGCAGTGCAGGGCTCAGATAGCCCAGATAATTTCGGCCATTTCatgaaaacaaatcagaaaGACATTTATGAGCGGGCTAAATCATCTTAGCGCACGCGACCACGGCTTGGACTCGTTCTTGCTCTGTCTTTGTATTCTgagaaattataattattttttatttagtctgtTTGTCTTTTATGATTTTACCGGGGTCAAATAATTCGGGGTAACTCCGAGAGGTTTTATAAGAGACCCGTTTACACGCAgaagcgcgtgtgtgtgtgtcgtgtctGAATGCTGCGTGTCCCCTGGTTTTTATCACTTTTTGTATCCTTGACGATAAAGAAAAGAcgtcttatttttttgtttaattgacCAGCACTTAAAACCGCTGTTGGTTTCAGCTCGTAACACGATGACTTCGGCCGCCGCTCGGTTTAATCTCCTGACGCTTGGTTTTAGTCGTGTGCTGCTCTTCGGCGTGATCTGAAGATGCCCAGCGCGGCTCGGATCAAGTGGAAACGGTGCACGGCTTCGTACAGATGGTTTTAAGATATTATTTGGTCATgccaaaacatcatttatttattggaaaaGCGTTTCGAGATGAAATGGTTAATTGTCCAGTAAGCTTTATAGCacgtattttttaatttttttggggaGGGAAATGATACGAGGACCGTTTTTTAAGCGGCtctgttaattattaaatgcgTTTTATAAGAAGCTAAGTTTGTTTCCCGCCCGTACTGTGTGTGCAATGCATTGAAAAGTCctcttcagaaatcaatttaCAGGGCTGTGAAAAACACACGGCGTTTAATTAAGACGCTTGCTCCCAGGCAGGCGTTTAAATATACACGTTTTTCGCTTAATTGTGAATggactgatttatttattttcttttacaactGATTGCAGTCACTGGTCATCGTGTGTGACCAAGTCTCAAGAGGAAAGAATTCCGACTTTTttttagtgtgagtgtgtgtttatgtcgGGGACACGTTTGTCCAAATAAATTCCCCTTCATATACTACAGCTCTCGACATTTTCTCTCCATACAGCTGCTGTTTTACGCtctattttttaattctgtacCAAAACGAGGTTGTAGTCTCAAATCCTTACGGCTGTTTGCGGAGTGTCTTGAATGTTAGATATAGGACAGTGCATGTGTAGAAGGTTAACGtgtaatttcaataaaatgtatagCGTGCGTGCatgtgattcatttattttgccatcTCGACAATCAAAACGCCTTTTCCTGTCGTTTCGAGACATTAGCAGCTACAACCTGTGATAATTGCTGATGCTCCTTTTATTGCCGCATCGTTTCAAAATGCAAGgttgtgttgctttttttttaaatttgcgcCACACGATACAATTTCATTTATGCGGcttgtaattaaaatttaaactgtGACCGTATTACTgcatctggtgtgtgtgtgtttttttatgcatccgGATATATATAATGGGCACGTGCTTATTTGGGTAAACGTCTACAAAAAAGTAGTCTAACAAAATTAAAGCATTTCAGGTTTTGCAACCGGGATACCGGcgctaaagtttttttttttgtttgttttgtttggtttttttcgAGGCATCTCAAGTCATTGTCGACGTAGGCATAGATTTCATCGGACACTAATTTAAAGACAATTTCGTATAATGCTAGAACTTTAATAAACAGCTATCATACATATACGAAGGGAAATGTATTTAGAGTATCGTGGCAAATTTAAACTAAGAAATGGCAACAGGCAAAGTGCAACTTTCTCGGTGTTGCCACTTAAAAGAGATAACGGtactaattattaaaacaactgGATCATTAGTCATTATAGACCTTGAACAAAGacacaacatttaaagcaaaaagaaacgGCCTACACGTGTGTCGACACGACCgccttttttctcttaaaacaaGAGATGAAGATGAAGGCCGCTGCAGGAGAGAGATGTGGCGGTGGGAAGATGGTGCCGTGTTTAAAGACGCAATGTTACATTTGTTTCGAAAAAGAGAAAATCGAAGAATTGGAATTACATAACGACACATGGCGCCATTTCAGAGCGAGCGTCCCATTCGTCGGCGAGGGTTTCTGCGGGCTTCGGGAAAATTGACAAACgtgtatttattaacaaatgcGTTGTCGTTCGATTTGCTCCACGTTACGTAAGGTTTTTATTCGGTGAAGTAGGCTAAAGTAGGTAATTTGACTTCTCCCTCAGTTCGCCTGGCAACAGTCGGCTAAATATATGTTCGGTGACGCGCGCAGGGCTCCGGGGGTGACGTCACACCGGAGCCGAGCCGTCCGAGAGTCTCTCGGGAGTCCTGCGAGAAGTGTCAGAAAACTCCTGACTTTGTGTGCAACGGTGCACGTCTCGTGTCTCTCCTGGGTGAAATCGGAAACATTTACCAAGACATTGATGtggtctgtttttttgtttgtttggttgttttgtgtgtgtgtgtgtgtgtgtgtgtgtgtgtgtgtgtgtgtgtgtgtgtgtgtgtgtagcctattaaaatgataaaagaactTCCCCTAATACACGAATCGGTTACATCAGCCGGTAATGTTCACGCTAAACTATTTCAAAACTTTCTCTTTGTGGCGACATTTAAACTACATTACTGCAACGTGTTTTAAATCAACGacgaaacaaacacaaagcagcGTGTAAGTTCATAAGGATTATAAAATAATGgtatactactaataaatatcGAAGAACTGGACTTACTGGCCGGGTGCGAGCCTGACATTCAGTTACGCAACGTTTAACCTTGAGTCTCCTGATAACTTGCACGGAGCAGATAAACGATATCAATGCACAATCGGAACGTGTTCCTcttctttagttttttgtttttttttcccagctgaCTCCCAACACTGGTGTTTCCAAAACTGCAATaagcataatatattaaaaagtgaaaagctgcattcGAGAGGAACATTGGGAGATTAAGTATACAGCTCTGCGTAACTTAAGTGAACAAggcattttattaaatcaatgaaAGATTTGGGGATGTCATCCCATTAGTAAACAGCCGTCCGTTCCACTCGCTTGTCCGTTTACACGATAAGTGCGGTTTACCGGCACACAAATGCTGACTGTGTATGAATCAGCCATTCTCATTACACACTCAAAAACAGACACGAGCTAAATTTTCTCAATGCTACGGGATTTTCTAGGTTGGCACATTGTAGGACGTAAAAAAAAGTACCTAATGAATGGAGTTACAAAATCAGCTGAGGAAATCTGATGTTGTGTTTATCAGGTCCAAGATACAGTTCCGACACAGCTCGGTCAGTAGCGCGCAGATCGCCTCCGCTTCTTTCCAGCAGAACCCGAGCCAGCGCGCGATCTCCCTAGGACCGGGCAGAGAAAAGCCACCGAGTGCGACCACCTTATCCTGGAAGCTCAGAGCGAGGCAGTCCGACGGGAGAAAGTTCAGCGCCGGGAGACACGCGCATACGACCAGAACGACTCTCCAGAGCACGCGGGAGTAGCGCGGAGCGGCAGCGGGGGGCAGCGAGGCCAGGTAGGTGCTGCTCTCGTAGGGGGCGCACAGCTTGTCCACCTCTCCCAGGCGCGCCCGGTCCCATTCCTTCACGTCGAAGCTCCGGAGGCCGAGCAGCCCCACGTCCACGTCCGTCCGCGTCGGCAGCGGCGTTCCCCGAATGACGCGCAGCTTTTCCCTGAAGTCCTGCATCTGCTGGAGGAAAGCGAGCGGGTCCGAAAGCGAGCGGAAGGATTCGGCGATGCTGAGCGCGCGCTGCTGCTCCTCGAGCGCCGAGCGGAGCTGGTTGATCTCGGGGTCGAAGGTCTGCATGACCGCGAGCTTCAGGGTCTCCAAGTCCGAGAGGATCTCGCTGCGTTTGTGCCCCAGCGTGCGCAAAAGTTTGTCGAAGTACTCTGAGACCCGATCCGCGTCCCGCGAGACCCTCTCCAGCGCTTTCCTCTTCGCTCCCTCTAACGATTCCAGGCACGAATGCACCTCCGCGCCCTTCCAGCTCTCCACGACGCGGAACAACTCCTCAAACGCGAGCTTCTCGCGTTCGTACGCCTCCTCCAGCGCGCAGAACTTGTGTCCTTTATGGTCGCCCGTCGTGGCGCAAAAGCCGCAGATGAGCTTCAGGTCGGTGGCGCAGAAGATGTTGAGAGGCTGCCCGCTGTGAACTCGGCAGAGAGACATCCTCGGCATCACTCGGATCCTGTTGTACTTCTCCACGATGCCACGCAGGGAGTAATTGACTTGCAAGCTCGCGATGCCGTTGTGCACGGTCTCCTTTCGACAGGTCGGGCATTTGAACGGCGGTCTCCAAGCAGGGCTCCGGTTACCGTCCAGGATGCCCTCCAGACACTTCTTGCAGAAGCTGTGAGAGCACGGCAGAACGCGCGGGTCCTCGAAAAGACAGCAGCATATTGGGCATGTGAGGTCCTCCTCCAAGAGCTCCATCGTATCCTAAAGTGGGAAAAGACATCAATATGAAAGCTTGTCGGGGGCATGACACATGAATGCAATTTTCATCATCTTGGCAAGCCTCTTTCTCGTGAATCTCTAGAGCACTCAGTGCTGTCCGGTGTCGTTTTGGAAACCATCGACATTACGCGCAATAAACCAAATATCGGTTTGCATTTGCAAGACTGCGCCACAAGTCTACAGTGAATTCATGGGCTAATAGAACCAAAAGGGCTGAGAGTgataaaattttgttttgttttaaaaatcaacatcATCTGCATCGATCAGACGATATTTTTCAACGCACGGCAAGCGACTCTGTGGAAGAAGCACGACAGGTTAACTAAACATAGTAGGTCAGATTGCCTGATGATGGAGACTCCTGAGTGCACCAgtgcttcatttttaattgcagcGTGAGAACTTTCGTGCGGGAATATCCGAGGACCCGTCCGACAAACTTCAAGGCattgatttagaaaaaaagattcCCCGCTGTCGAGTTGTCAAAAGTGTTTCTCGGTTCGCCCGGGTCCGGTTGTCAAGGTATTACTACGGTTGTGGCAGATTTTGCAGGCGGAAAACATCAGCAATTGGACCAGAAGCGCGCTGGATGCTTAGGCGGTGTGCAACGCAATCGCGGCTCTTGTTGCTGTGCAGACTTCGCCCTTTCCAATTGGGAAATTTTAACTAGTTCAGGTCAAGTCAGTACGGCCAGGCGACTAAAAAGAAGGCGAACAGACGGCTAATGAATGCTTCATCTAAAGGCAAACGTTTCAATGGCGCGTGCGGCGTAATATCCGCGTAGCGAAGTGTATTTGCAGACTCGAGCGCTTGGATGCACGTTTTTGTCGGTGAGAAAGAAATGCAGAGGATCCCTTCCTTCTTGGACGGGGTTGTTGCGGGGGAGCGCTCGCTCTCTCCTAGATCAGCGTTTCTCTACAGATTACGTCAATACTGGCGTTACCCATCATCTACCCCCATAAACGCCTAATTCACCTATTCACCGAGCTACAGTAACCGAGTGATTTTCGTTTGCATCCAACTCATGTGTCACAGACGCGGGCGACCAAAAAAACACGTCGGGTTTTCTGCCATAAAGACGATCCTTCATCGCGCCACTTTCGGTCGCATATGTCCGTGCCATGTGTCGGGGTCTTGACGCATCGATAACCAATCGCTACCGAGTCACGTGTCAAAATATTTTGACCTCGATTTTTCTTCCCCTGTTTCCATGCCATCAGGAAGAGAAGGGCTTCCGAGGCGCCGCGCTGATTGGTCGAGGCAGGGATGAAAGCGCGTGCAGTGACGTAATTGGCCGCGAGAGGGCTCGGCGAACCGGTTCGTCGTAGAAACGGGATAAGCGCCTcttatgattgtttttatttagttaactcGATAATAACACAAACGGAAACTCACAAGGGGGACGCCTACgttcaaaaacatacaaattcaCAACAGTGTAATTCAACgctgtggtgtgtgtttgaCCGGTGATTTTCTGCTTAAGCTCGTTTGAACTTTAATCACCTTGTCTCACATTTGTACCCGTcataaaataatgtacaaatataCGTGACAGTCTCGAAATCTAATCATGAGAACAGGCAGCAAAGTTTGGTTTTGGCTTAGGCACAGCCTTAGTCAAccctatgtatgtatgtatgtatgtatatatgtatatatatatatatatatatatatatatatatatatatatatatatatatatatatatatttttttttttttttttatatcctgTGAAACGCATTCTCGAAGTCTTGGTCAGGTGAAAGTTAAAAGcgaccaaaataaataaatgactaaaggCCTCTATTTGAAACTACTGCAGTCGCGTCGTCACTGTGTATTttcaattgcaataaaaaaattctctgAGCGATTATAggaatgcttatttttatatctatagCTTTTGTCACCAGCTGTCTGTAATGTTTCTCTACACCGGTCAGGGTGCATTATTTGTGAATGCTGGATTTGCAAACGCTACATTTTATAGAGATGTCCAATCAACAATCAGGCGTGAATCACAGACACGAGGTCATGTAACAAGAAGCGGGCCTTTTCGACTTTTCTTACGTTTCCCGTCAACCCTAAATGTAGAGGCGcacttttaaattatgtatCAAATTTACAATGCAAATTAATTACGTGTTACGTGTTCATATCGGATACTCAAATATATGCAAACTGGAGACAgaaacgttttttgtttgtttgtttttagtgtaaTTTGGTACATTACATTCTGGACTGATCCTCTCATGGTAAAGTGTTAAGTTtgctacttaaaaataaaaagacatctaatttaatatatttaaatctccCCCATGCTTAgtggtgttttttaaaaaaaagaatttgtaatatatttggATACGTTAAGAGGGATGAAAAGTCCTGTATGCTTCATTTTGGTTTCATAATGTGAGAGAATCATACTCACCTGCTGTTTCTTCGTCTTCGTTTTTTTCCGCTATATTTTTGTATCTTGAAATTATTTTTGGTGTGAATGAAAACTGAATGTAATCTGTAACGTAATGCATTTCTGCGTTGAcgttaaaagcaaaaaataataataataataataaaaacttttcgAGCCGGTAAGCGCCCCCTTTAGGCGTGCAGTCAAACAGCAGCAGAAGTCAGCGCCGATTCTTCCGCGCGCTCCGCTCTGTCCTGGAAGCGTCCGCGCGCTCGAGCTCGGCGCGTGTAGCTGCACTTCCGGTGATCTCGGCGCTAGAATGGCTGCGGTGTTTACGTGCTGTTTGGGCTGCTGCGGGGACGGCGGCGCGGGCCACGCTCCCCTCAAAGAAATGCCCACCGTACAGCTAGACACGCACCACATGGGTAAGAGGCATTTCCACCGCCCAGCGGGCGTTTAAAGCGAAGACGCGCGACAAGCTACCAGATGATGCTACACCTGAAAAAACGGCGGCTTGAACGCGAACGAACTAATAAATAGGCTCACCGTCTCCGTTTATGAATAAACAACGCGCGTGCATTCCTAACAGCGTCTAACTAACCAGGTTAAGTAGTCCTCACTACTCTGGATCACATGCTAGTTGCTAGTACACAGCTGACAGCTCCTAAGTCTGCTTGCTCTCTTTGGTGACTGAGCGAATCAGATAGTGCGTGTCGTTTCAGCCTCGCTTTTCTCTATTTATCTCTGAAAACATCACGAAACGCATACCTGTATTTCAGTGCTGTAGCAGAGTGGTCATGAGAGTTTGCTTGGCCTTTTTTCCCAGGGACGGATGTGGTCATCGTGAAAAGCGGGAGGCGGATCTGTGGAACTGGAGCCTGTCTCGCCAACGCCCCTCTTCACCAGAACAAGAGCTATTTTGAGTTCAAGATCCAGTCCACGGGTGAGTGCCTGCGCCACAGCAGGGTCAGGCTTTTCAG containing:
- the trim13 gene encoding tripartite motif-containing 13 translates to MELLEEDLTCPICCCLFEDPRVLPCSHSFCKKCLEGILDGNRSPAWRPPFKCPTCRKETVHNGIASLQVNYSLRGIVEKYNRIRVMPRMSLCRVHSGQPLNIFCATDLKLICGFCATTGDHKGHKFCALEEAYEREKLAFEELFRVVESWKGAEVHSCLESLEGAKRKALERVSRDADRVSEYFDKLLRTLGHKRSEILSDLETLKLAVMQTFDPEINQLRSALEEQQRALSIAESFRSLSDPLAFLQQMQDFREKLRVIRGTPLPTRTDVDVGLLGLRSFDVKEWDRARLGEVDKLCAPYESSTYLASLPPAAAPRYSRVLWRVVLVVCACLPALNFLPSDCLALSFQDKVVALGGFSLPGPREIARWLGFCWKEAEAICALLTELCRNCILDLINTTSDFLS